A region from the Streptomyces sp. 3214.6 genome encodes:
- a CDS encoding GTP-binding protein, translated as MASAPSSTAPSAGATGAVHLPDTARDLVKILVAGPFGVGKTTLIDSVSEIRPLHTEEHLSEASALVDDLAGVREKTTTTVAIDFGRISLPGDVVLYLFGTPGQERFRELWDDIAYGALGALVLVDSRRLDASFDVLGLVEESGLPYAVAFNAFPDAPRHYGEEQLRRALDLEPGTPMVTCDARDANSSIDALLALVDHLVGRDPVEAR; from the coding sequence ATGGCCTCCGCGCCCTCAAGCACCGCACCTAGCGCCGGCGCAACCGGCGCCGTCCACCTGCCGGACACCGCCCGCGACCTGGTGAAGATCCTCGTCGCGGGGCCGTTCGGGGTGGGCAAGACGACCCTGATCGACTCGGTGTCCGAGATCCGGCCGCTGCACACCGAGGAGCACCTGTCCGAGGCCTCCGCGCTCGTGGACGACCTGGCCGGAGTGCGGGAGAAGACGACGACCACCGTCGCCATCGACTTCGGCCGGATCAGCCTGCCCGGTGACGTCGTGCTGTACCTGTTCGGCACGCCCGGGCAGGAACGCTTCCGTGAGCTGTGGGACGACATCGCCTACGGGGCGCTGGGGGCGCTCGTCCTGGTCGACAGCCGCCGGCTCGACGCGTCGTTCGACGTGCTGGGCCTGGTGGAGGAGAGCGGGCTGCCGTACGCGGTCGCCTTCAACGCCTTTCCCGACGCACCCCGCCACTACGGCGAGGAGCAGCTGCGCCGGGCGCTGGACCTGGAGCCCGGGACGCCGATGGTGACGTGTGACGCGCGGGACGCGAACTCCTCGATCGACGCGCTGCTCGCGCTGGTCGACCATCTCGTCGGCCGCGACCCCGTGGAGGCCCGGTGA